The Panicum virgatum strain AP13 chromosome 3N, P.virgatum_v5, whole genome shotgun sequence genome includes the window tgaagcccaaaagacaaagcccacaagataagatcgagatacttcggggcttaagcaaagcaaagagatatttaaggatgGATTTtacatcctatccttctcctcgaagaaatctcgaagataacgacatctaaaggggtgcaatcgtgaaagaaataaactctagaagactccaagagacttggggagaaagttgagcacaagccggcgaaggaaagtcccaggccggccggcctaggctcattgggccggccggcccagaccttttttaggtcggttcgacctcccctttgaccgagggttccctgaggctatttaaatacccctccccaaggttcacggagagatcaattcgggagacgacgccaaggagcagagaagatagagggacacctctcggagagccgagggtcgtgctagttgtctagggttcgccctagccgacgtgggaaccttgcaaggaagaccacgtcggagttctggagctaggatcttcaagatcaaggtagggccccggttgtgatcttgtgatgtactattattcatggtgaagttatttgtgtttccgaatgtttagcgaccatgttctcctctttcaatttcgttcttttctttgggttcgcttcatcctagatctattatcgagatagatcacttagcataatcttgtagtcatggtggctagaagttcatggcggaactaccaaagggggttcgacttgcttcaggatatctcgttgaaaggggtggcatcgtgacaggctattgccacttagtaggttgggtatcgagggatcggattggagattttgggtttaaagaggcttttcattgagattcacatctatcttactccactttatctagctggaactacaacatatgcatgatctaggtgatctagattggttatctctaactttctcttgctaccttcggcgtttgtcgtgtttttagtagattagatttgttttcaccatctcacacaaaggaatctctatgctagtagattgtttctttggttccgtggattgataaaccttggggggatactctaagggaaaagctacacgaaaccgtgcgcttgtggtatataaatcgggggcgctaaggagcgtcaacagtttTATTCTGCTCCCTACCTAATCTCCGTCGGAGCTGCTGTCAGTGATGGCTTCGGGAGGTACGTTCGCCAACTCAACAAGAAACTGGATTGGATTTTGTTTTCCACCTGTTTTGGTGGTTTCATTCCCCTTCGGGTTTTATTGTCGTCTGGTGTGCTGGAAATCCTGGTACCGATGGGGGTGCCAGATTCCTTGTACTCCGGCGATGTCGTGGCTTGTGGCCATCTGATTTGGCTTGGGCGTTCATCGGTTACAAAGTGTGTCGATATTTCGATATGCTGCACGAAGTGCCAACAAAAAATTATGGTCCATAGTCGGGAAAGAGGTCGGCTCCAAGTTCCAGACTCGATGTATTTCTTCTTCAACCTTTGGTTCGACATGGATGTGTCATGTGGCTACTCCGACCATCGGCGACGGGGACGATTGGGAGGATGATCTTGTAGGGACTGCGATGTAATTTTTACTTTCTTCAAGGGTGTCTTTGCAAGATTTCGAATGTAAACTTTATAAAATGTCCacggtttctcaaaaaaaaaaaaagccgtGTGTACCTGTTTGATGGTTGGCCTTGTGACTCATAGGCCACAAACCGTTTGACCGAGTTTACTAATTTTCATCTCCATCAATACACAAGCTGGGCAGATTCCCTGCAGGCAGTttgaaaaggggggggggggatctgaTTTTTGGCAGCCCCTTTGGAGCAAAGCAACGGAAGCTAACTTCAGGGACAAGTTGTCATATGAATCTGTGAGAAATTCGTATGGACCTATATATATAATCTATATCTATACCTATACCTATTTCTAATCTAAAGCAAGTTTAAGATTTTcacctaaatttttggtttggtccgtCTTGTGTCATTGATATGTGGGTCTTAGTCAATTCTGTATGTCAGTCAGACTAGCTCTCTATCCACGACTCAATCACGAACGGACAATTATACGTATCCGATACTTCTGTAGCAATTGAGAGGCATAATTGccttatctctatctctactatttcTAAAAACAAGTAATGTTTTCTTGATCCGTCAATAGGAATCATAATCGAAGTTCGGTAAAATTAATCTAAATCCTAGTCGGAACCCAGACAAATCTATCGGAATCCCAATTGGAACATGGATAATCAATATCTCGCACAATCACGACAACACGATCTATATATATGAAGTGAATGAATACAAAGTTAATAGTATTACGTATGTCTATTATATTTTCTGTAGCAACCCACGTGTACTATGCTAGTAAAATATAATCCTTGTTTGTTTGCAGGCGAGACTCCATGGATGTCTTTGTTTGTGGATGTGGACATATATGTGCTAGAGTAATAATGTATGGTTGCTTGTGCTACCTCCACTAGTTACCTAAGCtactacacacacacacatgtcaCAGTGCATCAGCACAGCATGCTTACTGAGAGTCATTGGAGCAACCTTTTACTTGTGAAGCCAAGAGTTACGTACGGTAGATTACAAGAAGAAGGCAACAAAGAATGGCATCTCAGGCTCCACCTGAAACTACTTTTTCTACTGCTATTGTATTGCGCATTATTGCTGAAGCTCAGCAGTTACGAATGTCTGAATCGATCTCAACATGTACTGATGCAATCAATATGCGCACAAGTCTTATTATTACATTATGGAAATCCAACGTACACAGCACTGGCTAGGCTAGCTAGTAGTTGAAGGCGTTGCATCACGCGGGCCAGCCATGTCAGGGTAGCTAGCTCTCACATACGTACAGTCGTTTTCACCGGCGGCGGTACGTGTTTAAGGAATCAAAGGAGCTGGACGATGAAGGAAAAGGAAGGACAAGCAACGTAGCTTTGCAGAAAGCTAGTATTAGCAGCTGGTGTCGATCGTCAGGCGGCAGCAGTACGTGCAACTCCAACCTGCTtctttaattcaaaattttatactatttttctaaaattagatatgattttaaaaatatagtacaaaattttgaactaaagagagttGGAGGTGCAACTAAGAATCATCAACTAACACTATAGGCGGCAGCAGTACGTACATGTCTGTCGTCGAGACAGTATATATGTTCATACTGCTAACGATCAATAGTACTGTAGTCTGTACATGACTACGCCATTAGCGACCACAAGAGGCACAATTAGGAGACGTAAAACACATCGCTAGCTAGCTAATAGCTGCGTGtaattctatatatatatatgcttgtGCTTTGCTTTCAacgtggcgacggcgacgagccaCCTGCACACACACTTTGCTTGACTAGCGCGATTGGAAATAACAAATaaagccggccggccgccatggccgtggGTGTCGTCGCTGTTCGACCTTGACGACGACACGATCCAACGACAAGGGAATATAATTCTTATATTTTAAGAAAGCAACAAGCAGGCAAGCAAGCTCAGTATGTCTCTTTCCTGCGTGCCATCTCTCTCAAGACCCAAGAGCTAGCCTGCGTGATCTAGAAGAAAAATTCGTCTCCCGCCTGACAACGCAACGCAAGTAGCAGAAATTCAATCTATCTATCGCAATGTCATACGTACTGCGGAAATTCAATTCTCAGCTTGAGCGTGACTGCGTGAGTGACAACTGCGTGCTACCAAATCGATCAATTAGCTAGCCCGGCCCCATGTACAGTACAGAGTTTGGcatcgcatgcatgcatgctagtGGCCGGTCATATAATCGATCGTGATCGTCCATGGTTGATAGTCAAAAAGATCCGCCGCACGTTTAATTCTACATGCGTGCAGGGGCAGTCGTCATGCATATGCTACACGATCGGCGAGGGGCGAGGCCAGCGCCTGCAGCTCGAagccgccggtgccggcggcggacgcggcggcgtaGATCTGCCGCAGCGCGATggcgcgccgcgcggccgcgaGGCGCCGGCCCAGGGCGCCGGCCTCGGCGCGCAGCCGGGCGTTGGTCAGCCGGACCAGCGCGGCGCGGGCCTGCACGCcgcggaggcgcgcggcgagcTCGCGGTTCCCCGCGCGGAgcctgccgccgcgcgcgcggatCTCCTCCAGGTGCCGCTGCTTGCGCGCGCGGGACCGCCGCGCCGACTCCCGGTTCGAGATCTTGCGACGGAGacggcgctccgccgcctcgtcggccgccgacgccgaggcagacgtctcctcctccggcggcgtggctgccatcgtcatcgtcgtcgtcacgTCTAGGGGCTCGGGTCCCAGGCCGAAGCCGATGTCGGCGAGGAAGGCCTCGAGGACGGGATCAGACTCAGAGAGCGCGGGGAGCTGGGGAGCCATGGCTGcagcaggagggcagagtgaggACTGAGGGCCACTGATTGGCCAGGGGCAGAATGGTAATTACCAGCCTATTAGAGGGGGCTCGAGTGTTGAGAGAGGGAAAAGGGAGGGAACAAGTGTAGGAAGCCTCGATTTATAGGCGATTCGAGGGGGTGCCTGTGCTAGGTGGGCCCCGCTCCCTAGTGGTCACTGACGTGGCAGctttcttcctcttcatctttttatagaagaaaaaaaaagtttgcatTGCCATGTTCCAGTGTCGTGGCACACAACTTTGCGGTTTACAAATATTAAAACGGAGGTTTTGTTTTCAGAATTCCAAAGAGAGAGCATCATATAGCGTTTTGCTTTTTGCACATAGGTTATCGTCGccccaaagttcacttttgatCCAACAAGATCTTGCTAGGAAATTAAAGCCGCCGAGTTACATCAGAAAATAAGTAAATAAACCTTTGTGAAGAAGATGAAAGTTTGGGCTGGTACTCTGTAGGGGAGAAAATCGGAGACCGATGCATGATCTGATCTGGTGGCAAATGAAAGTAAAGATGATCATAGCTTTGGAAACATTAGAGAGGGACGTGCACACGCCATGGATTGGTCGTGGTTGTGTGTGCATGCCCAAGGCATAACAACACAGAGCTAGCTCGCTCAACCTGATTGAGAAGAGAAGCCTCTAAACCTTAGTCACTAAGGAAGATCGAGAGGACTAGCTAGATATCATTAGTCGTCTCAGTTTGGCCcatatattattattttgattAAAGAAAAGATTGTCGCTTTAATTGTTCGGATGCTTATGTCGGAAACCAGCAtttattttcttcaaaaaaaacccCAGCATTTACTTGAAGAGATACAAATTATTAGATACATCTATATATAGTTCTGTGGGAAACAAATTGTTAAATATAGTTGtgctatttttttataaaattgttaAGCATGTAGCTAGTTTCACGACAGTTTGATGAATTATTTCCTTTTATCTCtttctttttgcaaaaacacacacacacacacacacttataTATGGAGACTTAAAATTAACATATAAATTCTAGATACAAAATAATATTGTCTAGATAATGAAGATCGAGATGCCTGTTTTCATGTAGTTTACTTGTTATTCTAGTCATTTTTGTAGGCACACAAGTTGTAGAAAAACCAAAACGACTGATAATTTGAAACGGGGCGTGTAATAACAAGCTTGCACAACCACGATTGACCCCAGCAGCATGTTATGCTCCACCAACGTACCAGCACCAAGTGAGAGGCGCAGACCTTTCTAGATATTTAAGCAGCAAGCAGCCACAAGTGcagcctagctagctagcgtgTATCGACCAGTACTTTAGTTTCAGGTCGGTATAGATTAGGCCGCTGAAAGCTACAGGTAGGTTACACATTATTCAAAGACGCATGCATCATGCAGTATATATTCTGCTTGCATTGGCCACGCAACAGTAGCAGAAATATCGGCTAGCTGCTCCGATCCCTAGCTCAGGAATGTGCTCAGCCACCAGAAGAACATATGCTATACGTCATCAGGTCACCATCCATAATCATATCTCAAGTGACCAAAAACCTAGCAAGAAACTAATAAAGAAGATTAGCAATATATATAGGATCGGAGTAATAATGCCTTCCCTTATCGAAATGGAATATGCCTATAACTAGCATCGCAAGCAAGTAATCTTTCCATTAGTTATCGCAAGCAAGCAACTTTTGGGTTAGATGACCACAATCTAACTCTAAcccatggatccaaacagggccatagaCACAGAAAAAAATTCAGAGTAAATACGTCATTGGATGCTCTATATGAATATATCTGTCAGAGAAAATTTAATTTAACAACGAACTCTGAAAGAGAAACTGGTTGGTTGCACGAGGCATAACAAATCCTTCAGACAGAAGGAAACGGCCTTGCCTGCCCTGCATTTGGAAACAAGGTAGCCCGGACCTAATCTAGCAGCTGGTCTACCAAATGCACGCAGCCCTAAAAGAAACACTGACGAATCACTGCTCACCACACACTATAACAGATCCGCGCTGTCTGAACATTGGGCAAGAAATATAAAGTTGCCTGCTGCTCCTTTCTGTTTCAGCAAGTGGGCagcacgagagagagagagagagagagagagagagagccagggagagagagagatgtacAGTAGTATGTAGGAAACTGAACACTCGGCAGAAAGAGCTTAAGGGTTGCTCAATAAGAAACTGGGAATGATTGCAGCTACAACATGATTAGTGGTAGTTTAGTCGGTTAGCTGTACCGATTGGCGATCAAAGGAGGGGGTTATGTCAGTTAAGCGTGCGGCTGTCGGACAGATGGCACGCATGCGTGGCTTATAGTACCTGCTAGCTGCAAGTAAAGCCTGGGAGCTCGTGTGTGTATCTGCATGTGCAGAGGTTGTTGCATTGCTGAACTAGATATCATCAGATCATGGGGCGCACGACGACGCATCATCAGTGATAGATGAGATCTAGCCAGAGAGCTGGGCGGCCACATGGTGTGCGGCGTGTGCCTCAGGATTTGGGGGATAAAGGAGCCTTTTTCAGCTGCAGGGAATCTAGCAAGAAGATCTAAAAATCCCAGTCCCTGCTTCCTCTGTTGGCCGGGCAGGGAGGATGAACTGAGGACGACGTCGGGCCAGGTGTCCAGACAGCAGCTTGCTTGCAGCGGCTT containing:
- the LOC120663983 gene encoding ocs element-binding factor 1-like, giving the protein MAPQLPALSESDPVLEAFLADIGFGLGPEPLDVTTTMTMAATPPEEETSASASAADEAAERRLRRKISNRESARRSRARKQRHLEEIRARGGRLRAGNRELAARLRGVQARAALVRLTNARLRAEAGALGRRLAAARRAIALRQIYAAASAAGTGGFELQALASPLADRVAYA